Proteins encoded in a region of the Drosophila teissieri strain GT53w chromosome 4, Prin_Dtei_1.1, whole genome shotgun sequence genome:
- the LOC122622843 gene encoding glutamate receptor ionotropic, kainate 1 isoform X5: MVRKKRETIIKKNLQGRSYLKEICFSYIIFSILVIANALPPVIRVGAIFTDDKRESSIESAFKYAIYRINKEKTLLPNTQLVYDIEYVPRDDSFRTTKKVCSQLEAGVQAIFGPTDALLASHVQSICEAYDIPHIEGRIDLEYNSKEFSINLYPSHTLLTLAYRDIMVYLNWTKVAIIYEEDYGLFNLMHSSTEAKAEMYIRQASPDSYRQVLRAIRQKEIYKIIVDTNPSHIKTFFRSILQLQMNDHRYHYMFTTFDLETYDLEDFRYNSVNITAFRLVDVDSKRYLEVINQMQKLQNNGLEIINGIPYIQTESALMFDSVYAFATGLHFLNLDNRQNLYIKNLSCTSDQAWNDGISLYNQINAAITDGLTGNVNFVEGRRSIFKLDILKLKQEKIQKVGYWQPDGGVNISDPTAFYDSNIANITLVVMTREERPYVMVKEDQNLTGNIRFEGFCIDLLKAIATQVGFQYKIELVPDNMYGVYIPETNSWNGIVQELMERRADLAVASMTINYARESVIDFTKPFMNLGIGILFKVPTSQPTRLFSFMNPLAIEIWLYVLAAYILVSFALFVMARFSPYEWKNPHPCYKETDIVENQFTISNSFWFITGTFLRQGSGLNPKISDRAQTKFFSFIAPFAVEIWFYIVFGYIFVSISIWIVARLSPIEWVNSKPPCSMACDHILREIQKENWFEEQLELTNKQKMSENDEVYLSTDCKIQNSNNYVEYDDTTCDHGTVPLPLPNDVNEESSDDNTVDLVRIQNNFTLKNSFWFAIGALMQQGSNLYPRVRPFTYI, translated from the exons ATG GTACGAAAAAAACGGGAAAccataataaagaaaaatttacaaggccGAAGTTACCTTAAAGAAATATGTTTTtcgtatataatattttccatACTCGTAATTGCAAATGCCTTGCCCCCAGTAATACGCGTGG GTGCCATATTTACCGACGATAAACGTGAAAGCAGTATTGAATCGGCATTTAAATACGCAATATACCGTATAAATAAGGAAAAGACTCTTCTTCCCAATACCCAATTGGTATACGATATTGAGTATGTGCCCCGAGATGACTCGTTTCGCACTACTAAAAAGGTTTGCAGCCAGTTGGAGGCAGGTGTTCAAGCCATTTTTGGCCCAACTGATGCTCTTCTAGCTAGTCATGTACAATCCATATGCGAAGCTTATGATATACCCCATATTGAAGGTCGAATTGATCTTGAATATAATTCTAAAGaattttctattaatttatacCCGTCGCATACGCTCTTAACTCTAGCATATAGAGATATAATGGTCTACTTGAACTGGACAAAGGTGGCAATAATTTATGAAGAAGATTATG GTCTATTTAATTTGATGCACTCATCTACTGAGGCGAAAGCGGAAATGTATATAAGGCAAGCAAGTCCGGATTCCTATCGTCAAGTTCTACGAGCGATACGTCAAAaggaaatttacaaaattatagTGGATACAAATCCATCTcacataaaaacattttttagatCC ATTTTACAACTACAAATGAATGACCATCGTTACCATTATATGTTTACAACATTC GACTTGGAGACATATGATCTGGAAGATTTCAGATATAACAGCGTAAATATAACTGCATTTCGGCTTGTGGATGTCGATAGTAAAAGATATCTTGAagtaataaatcaaatgcagaaattacaaaacaatGGATTGGAAATTATAAATGGAATTCCTTATATACAG aCAGAGTCCGCTTTAATGTTTGATTCGGTGTACGCGTTTGCGACTGGATTACACTTTCTAAATTTAGATAATCGTCAAAATCTTTATATCAAAAACCTCTCCTGCACCTCCGACCAAGCCTGGAATGATGGAATTTCATTATATAACCAAATAAATGCA GCTATTACAGACGGTTTGACTGGCAATGTCAATTTTGTGGAAGGTCGGCGAAGCATATTTAAACTTGATATTCTTAAACTAAAGCaagaaaaaatccaaaaagtTGGATATTGGCAGCCCGACGGAGGTGTAAACATTTCGGATCCAACGGCTTTCTACGATTCAAATATCGCAAATATAACATTGGTTGTTATGACTAGAGAG gAGCGCCCGTATGTTATGGTTAAAGAAGACCAAAATCTTACTGGAAATATAAGGTTTGAAGGATTTTGTATTGATCTTTTGAAAGCGATCGCGACACAAGTTGGGTTTcaatataaaattgaattgGTTCCCGATAATATGTACGGTGTTTACATACCAGAGACTAATTCATGGAATGGAATAGTGCAGGAATTAATGGAAAGG CGTGCTGATCTTGCTGTAGCCTCAATGACAATTAATTACGCTAGGGAAAGTGTTATTGACTTTACGAAACCATTTATGAATTTGGGCATTGGCATATTATTCAAG GTGCCGACAAGTCAACCCACACGACTGTTCTCCTTTATGAACCCTTTGGCAATCGAGATATGGCTTTATGTGCTAGCTGCATACATATTAGTATCTTTCGCGCTCTTTGTAATGGCTCGATTTTCTCCAtatgagtggaaaaaccccCATCCATGCTACAAGGAAACGGATATAGTGGAAAATCAGTTTACCATATCAAACAGTTTTTGGTTTATAACAGGAACATTCTTACGCCAAGGATCTGGACTTAATCCGAAG ATTTCAGACCGAGCTCAAACAAAATTTTTCTCATTCATTGCTCCATTCGCTGTTgaaatttggttttatattgtttttggaTACATTTTTGTATCAATCTCCATTTGGATTGTCGCTCGATTATCACCGATCGAATGGGTTAATTCAAAGCCGCCATGTTCAATGGCTTGTGACCATATTTTGCGCGaaattcaaaaagaaaattggTTTGAGGAACAACTGGagttaacaaacaaacaaaaaatgtcagAAAACGATGAAGTTTATTTAAGTACAGactgcaaaatacaaaattccaACAATTATGTTGAATATGATGATACTACTTGTGATCACGGTACTGTACCTTTACCACTACCTAATGATGTTAATGAAGAATCCTCGGATGATAATACAGTGGATTTAGTTCGAATCCAAAACAattttactttaaaaaatagtttttggtTTGCCATTGGCGCCCTTATGCAACAAGGTTCTAACTTATATCCTAGGGTACGACCATTCACTTACATCTAA
- the LOC122622843 gene encoding glutamate receptor ionotropic, kainate 2 isoform X6, which produces MNPLAIEIWLYVLAAYILVSFALFVMARFSPYEWKNPHPCYKETDIVENQFTISNSFWFITGTFLRQGSGLNPKISDRAQTKFFSFIAPFAVEIWFYIVFGYIFVSISIWIVARLSPIEWVNSKPPCSMACDHILREIQKENWFEEQLELTNKQKMSENDEVYLSTDCKIQNSNNYVEYDDTTCDHGTVPLPLPNDVNEESSDDNTVDLVRIQNNFTLKNSFWFAIGALMQQGSNLYPRATSTRIVGGCWFFFCLIIISSYTANLAAFLTVERMISPIESASDLAEQTEISYGTLEGGSTMTFFRDSKIGIYQKMWRYMENRKTAVFVKTYEDGIKRVMEGSYAFLMESTMLDYAVQRDCNLTQIGGLLDSKGYGIATPKGSPWRDKISLAILELQEKGIIQILYDKWWKNTGDVCNRDDKSKESKANALGVENIGGVFVVLLCGLALAVVVAIFEFCWNSRKNLNTENQSLCSEMAEELRFAMHCHGSKSKHRPRKRNCLKCSSGPTYVPSNISTSNVGVHYNYFN; this is translated from the exons ATGAACCCTTTGGCAATCGAGATATGGCTTTATGTGCTAGCTGCATACATATTAGTATCTTTCGCGCTCTTTGTAATGGCTCGATTTTCTCCAtatgagtggaaaaaccccCATCCATGCTACAAGGAAACGGATATAGTGGAAAATCAGTTTACCATATCAAACAGTTTTTGGTTTATAACAGGAACATTCTTACGCCAAGGATCTGGACTTAATCCGAAG ATTTCAGACCGAGCTCAAACAAAATTTTTCTCATTCATTGCTCCATTCGCTGTTgaaatttggttttatattgtttttggaTACATTTTTGTATCAATCTCCATTTGGATTGTCGCTCGATTATCACCGATCGAATGGGTTAATTCAAAGCCGCCATGTTCAATGGCTTGTGACCATATTTTGCGCGaaattcaaaaagaaaattggTTTGAGGAACAACTGGagttaacaaacaaacaaaaaatgtcagAAAACGATGAAGTTTATTTAAGTACAGactgcaaaatacaaaattccaACAATTATGTTGAATATGATGATACTACTTGTGATCACGGTACTGTACCTTTACCACTACCTAATGATGTTAATGAAGAATCCTCGGATGATAATACAGTGGATTTAGTTCGAATCCAAAACAattttactttaaaaaatagtttttggtTTGCCATTGGCGCCCTTATGCAACAAGGTTCTAACTTATATCCTAGG GCAACCTCGACGCGTATTGTTGGTGGATGCTGgttctttttttgcctaatCATTATATCTTCATACACTGCCAACCTAGCTGCATTTTTAACTGTTGAACGGATGATTTCACCCATAGAAAGCGCTTCTGATTTGGCAGAGCAAACAGAAATATCATATGGAACTTTGGAAGGTGGATCTACAATGACATTTTTTAGG gATTCCAAAATTGGTATTTATCAAAAAATGTGGCGTTATatggaaaaccgaaaaacagCTGTATTTGTTAAAACTTATGAAGACGGAATTAAACGGGTAATGGAAGGAAGCTATGCTTTTTTGATGGAATCTACAATGCTGGACTATGCTGTTCAACGTGATTGTAATTTAACCCAAATAGGAGGTCTGCTTGACTCTAAAGGTTATGgtattgccacgcccaaggGCTCTCCTTGGAGAGATAAAATTTCACTCGCTATTTTAGAGCTACAAGAAAAGGGCAtaattcaaatattatatgaCAAATGGTGGAAAAATACAGGTGACGTTTGCAACAGAGATGATAAGAGCAAGGAGTCCAAAGCTAATGCACTTGGAGTAGAAAATATtg GTGGCGTATTTGTTGTTCTCCTTTGTGGACTTGCGCTTGCAGTTGTTGTGGCCATCTTTGAGTTTTGTTGGAACTccagaaaaaatttaaacacagaaaatcaatctCTGTGTTCAGAAATGGCAGAGGAACTTCGTTTTGCAATGCACTGCCATGgatcaaaatcaaaacacagGCCGCGAAAACGGAATTGCCTTAAATGTTCTTCTGGACCAACATACGTTCCGAGTAATATAAGCACATCAAATGTGGGCGTTCactataattattttaattaa
- the LOC122622843 gene encoding glutamate receptor ionotropic, kainate 2 isoform X2 encodes MVRKKRETIIKKNLQGRSYLKEICFSYIIFSILVIANALPPVIRVGAIFTDDKRESSIESAFKYAIYRINKEKTLLPNTQLVYDIEYVPRDDSFRTTKKVCSQLEAGVQAIFGPTDALLASHVQSICEAYDIPHIEAYRDIMVYLNWTKVAIIYEEDYGLFNLMHSSTEAKAEMYIRQASPDSYRQVLRAIRQKEIYKIIVDTNPSHIKTFFRSILQLQMNDHRYHYMFTTFDLETYDLEDFRYNSVNITAFRLVDVDSKRYLEVINQMQKLQNNGLEIINGIPYIQTESALMFDSVYAFATGLHFLNLDNRQNLYIKNLSCTSDQAWNDGISLYNQINAAITDGLTGNVNFVEGRRSIFKLDILKLKQEKIQKVGYWQPDGGVNISDPTAFYDSNIANITLVVMTREERPYVMVKEDQNLTGNIRFEGFCIDLLKAIATQVGFQYKIELVPDNMYGVYIPETNSWNGIVQELMERRADLAVASMTINYARESVIDFTKPFMNLGIGILFKVPTSQPTRLFSFMNPLAIEIWLYVLAAYILVSFALFVMARFSPYEWKNPHPCYKETDIVENQFTISNSFWFITGTFLRQGSGLNPKISDRAQTKFFSFIAPFAVEIWFYIVFGYIFVSISIWIVARLSPIEWVNSKPPCSMACDHILREIQKENWFEEQLELTNKQKMSENDEVYLSTDCKIQNSNNYVEYDDTTCDHGTVPLPLPNDVNEESSDDNTVDLVRIQNNFTLKNSFWFAIGALMQQGSNLYPRATSTRIVGGCWFFFCLIIISSYTANLAAFLTVERMISPIESASDLAEQTEISYGTLEGGSTMTFFRDSKIGIYQKMWRYMENRKTAVFVKTYEDGIKRVMEGSYAFLMESTMLDYAVQRDCNLTQIGGLLDSKGYGIATPKGSPWRDKISLAILELQEKGIIQILYDKWWKNTGDVCNRDDKSKESKANALGVENIGGVFVVLLCGLALAVVVAIFEFCWNSRKNLNTENQSLCSEMAEELRFAMHCHGSKSKHRPRKRNCLKCSSGPTYVPSNISTSNVGVHYNYFN; translated from the exons ATG GTACGAAAAAAACGGGAAAccataataaagaaaaatttacaaggccGAAGTTACCTTAAAGAAATATGTTTTtcgtatataatattttccatACTCGTAATTGCAAATGCCTTGCCCCCAGTAATACGCGTGG GTGCCATATTTACCGACGATAAACGTGAAAGCAGTATTGAATCGGCATTTAAATACGCAATATACCGTATAAATAAGGAAAAGACTCTTCTTCCCAATACCCAATTGGTATACGATATTGAGTATGTGCCCCGAGATGACTCGTTTCGCACTACTAAAAAGGTTTGCAGCCAGTTGGAGGCAGGTGTTCAAGCCATTTTTGGCCCAACTGATGCTCTTCTAGCTAGTCATGTACAATCCATATGCGAAGCTTATGATATACCCCATATTGAAG CATATAGAGATATAATGGTCTACTTGAACTGGACAAAGGTGGCAATAATTTATGAAGAAGATTATG GTCTATTTAATTTGATGCACTCATCTACTGAGGCGAAAGCGGAAATGTATATAAGGCAAGCAAGTCCGGATTCCTATCGTCAAGTTCTACGAGCGATACGTCAAAaggaaatttacaaaattatagTGGATACAAATCCATCTcacataaaaacattttttagatCC ATTTTACAACTACAAATGAATGACCATCGTTACCATTATATGTTTACAACATTC GACTTGGAGACATATGATCTGGAAGATTTCAGATATAACAGCGTAAATATAACTGCATTTCGGCTTGTGGATGTCGATAGTAAAAGATATCTTGAagtaataaatcaaatgcagaaattacaaaacaatGGATTGGAAATTATAAATGGAATTCCTTATATACAG aCAGAGTCCGCTTTAATGTTTGATTCGGTGTACGCGTTTGCGACTGGATTACACTTTCTAAATTTAGATAATCGTCAAAATCTTTATATCAAAAACCTCTCCTGCACCTCCGACCAAGCCTGGAATGATGGAATTTCATTATATAACCAAATAAATGCA GCTATTACAGACGGTTTGACTGGCAATGTCAATTTTGTGGAAGGTCGGCGAAGCATATTTAAACTTGATATTCTTAAACTAAAGCaagaaaaaatccaaaaagtTGGATATTGGCAGCCCGACGGAGGTGTAAACATTTCGGATCCAACGGCTTTCTACGATTCAAATATCGCAAATATAACATTGGTTGTTATGACTAGAGAG gAGCGCCCGTATGTTATGGTTAAAGAAGACCAAAATCTTACTGGAAATATAAGGTTTGAAGGATTTTGTATTGATCTTTTGAAAGCGATCGCGACACAAGTTGGGTTTcaatataaaattgaattgGTTCCCGATAATATGTACGGTGTTTACATACCAGAGACTAATTCATGGAATGGAATAGTGCAGGAATTAATGGAAAGG CGTGCTGATCTTGCTGTAGCCTCAATGACAATTAATTACGCTAGGGAAAGTGTTATTGACTTTACGAAACCATTTATGAATTTGGGCATTGGCATATTATTCAAG GTGCCGACAAGTCAACCCACACGACTGTTCTCCTTTATGAACCCTTTGGCAATCGAGATATGGCTTTATGTGCTAGCTGCATACATATTAGTATCTTTCGCGCTCTTTGTAATGGCTCGATTTTCTCCAtatgagtggaaaaaccccCATCCATGCTACAAGGAAACGGATATAGTGGAAAATCAGTTTACCATATCAAACAGTTTTTGGTTTATAACAGGAACATTCTTACGCCAAGGATCTGGACTTAATCCGAAG ATTTCAGACCGAGCTCAAACAAAATTTTTCTCATTCATTGCTCCATTCGCTGTTgaaatttggttttatattgtttttggaTACATTTTTGTATCAATCTCCATTTGGATTGTCGCTCGATTATCACCGATCGAATGGGTTAATTCAAAGCCGCCATGTTCAATGGCTTGTGACCATATTTTGCGCGaaattcaaaaagaaaattggTTTGAGGAACAACTGGagttaacaaacaaacaaaaaatgtcagAAAACGATGAAGTTTATTTAAGTACAGactgcaaaatacaaaattccaACAATTATGTTGAATATGATGATACTACTTGTGATCACGGTACTGTACCTTTACCACTACCTAATGATGTTAATGAAGAATCCTCGGATGATAATACAGTGGATTTAGTTCGAATCCAAAACAattttactttaaaaaatagtttttggtTTGCCATTGGCGCCCTTATGCAACAAGGTTCTAACTTATATCCTAGG GCAACCTCGACGCGTATTGTTGGTGGATGCTGgttctttttttgcctaatCATTATATCTTCATACACTGCCAACCTAGCTGCATTTTTAACTGTTGAACGGATGATTTCACCCATAGAAAGCGCTTCTGATTTGGCAGAGCAAACAGAAATATCATATGGAACTTTGGAAGGTGGATCTACAATGACATTTTTTAGG gATTCCAAAATTGGTATTTATCAAAAAATGTGGCGTTATatggaaaaccgaaaaacagCTGTATTTGTTAAAACTTATGAAGACGGAATTAAACGGGTAATGGAAGGAAGCTATGCTTTTTTGATGGAATCTACAATGCTGGACTATGCTGTTCAACGTGATTGTAATTTAACCCAAATAGGAGGTCTGCTTGACTCTAAAGGTTATGgtattgccacgcccaaggGCTCTCCTTGGAGAGATAAAATTTCACTCGCTATTTTAGAGCTACAAGAAAAGGGCAtaattcaaatattatatgaCAAATGGTGGAAAAATACAGGTGACGTTTGCAACAGAGATGATAAGAGCAAGGAGTCCAAAGCTAATGCACTTGGAGTAGAAAATATtg GTGGCGTATTTGTTGTTCTCCTTTGTGGACTTGCGCTTGCAGTTGTTGTGGCCATCTTTGAGTTTTGTTGGAACTccagaaaaaatttaaacacagaaaatcaatctCTGTGTTCAGAAATGGCAGAGGAACTTCGTTTTGCAATGCACTGCCATGgatcaaaatcaaaacacagGCCGCGAAAACGGAATTGCCTTAAATGTTCTTCTGGACCAACATACGTTCCGAGTAATATAAGCACATCAAATGTGGGCGTTCactataattattttaattaa